From one Streptomyces spiramyceticus genomic stretch:
- a CDS encoding S8 family peptidase produces MSVMRSSRRRIAAASATAVAALALGAVSALPAGAADAAEGRIQNAGAPGTIAGSYIVTLDEEAAEAGSAEGRALAKEYGAKIKKTYTAALNGYAVELSEAQAKKFAADPAVDSVVQNRTFTVSATQPNPPSWGLDRIDQKALPLNQSYTYPDAAGEGVTAYVIDTGVRISHSDFGGRASYGYDAIDNDNTAQDGHGHGTHVAGTVAGGAYGVAKKAKVVGVRVLNNQGSGTTAQVVAGIDWVTRNAVKPAVANMSLGGGADSALDTAVRNSIASGVTYAVAAGNESTDASTKSPARVAEAITVGATTSTDAKASYSNYGSILDIFAPGSSITSSWNSSDSATNTISGTSMASPHVAGAAALYLAANKTATPAQVSSALTSAATTGVVTSPGTGSPNRLLYVGDGGTTPPPGKRFENLTDYAINDHSTTESPVTVSGVTGNAPATLSVPVDIKHTYIGDLKVDLIAPDGTAYTLKGYGTGGSSDNLITTYTVNASSEVANGTWKLRVNDNASWDTGKIDSWALQF; encoded by the coding sequence ATGTCCGTGATGCGTAGTTCCCGGCGAAGAATCGCCGCCGCCAGCGCCACCGCCGTCGCAGCCCTCGCGCTCGGCGCCGTTTCCGCCCTTCCCGCCGGTGCGGCCGACGCCGCCGAGGGCCGGATCCAGAACGCAGGAGCCCCCGGAACCATCGCGGGCAGCTACATCGTGACCCTCGACGAAGAGGCGGCCGAGGCCGGCTCCGCCGAGGGCAGGGCGCTTGCCAAGGAGTACGGCGCCAAGATCAAGAAGACGTACACCGCGGCCCTCAACGGGTACGCCGTCGAGCTGTCCGAGGCGCAGGCGAAGAAGTTCGCCGCCGACCCGGCCGTCGACTCCGTCGTACAGAACCGCACCTTCACCGTCAGCGCGACCCAGCCCAACCCGCCGTCGTGGGGCCTGGACCGCATCGACCAGAAGGCCCTCCCGCTGAACCAGAGCTACACCTACCCCGACGCCGCCGGGGAGGGTGTCACGGCGTACGTCATCGACACCGGCGTACGCATCTCGCACAGCGACTTCGGCGGCCGCGCCTCCTACGGCTACGACGCCATCGACAACGACAACACCGCGCAGGACGGCCACGGCCACGGCACGCACGTCGCCGGTACGGTCGCGGGCGGCGCGTACGGCGTCGCCAAGAAGGCCAAGGTCGTCGGCGTCCGCGTCCTCAACAACCAGGGCTCCGGCACCACCGCCCAGGTCGTCGCGGGCATCGACTGGGTGACGCGCAACGCCGTCAAGCCGGCCGTCGCCAACATGAGCCTCGGCGGCGGCGCGGACTCCGCCCTCGACACGGCGGTACGCAACTCCATAGCCTCCGGCGTCACTTACGCCGTGGCCGCGGGCAACGAGAGCACCGACGCCTCCACCAAGTCGCCCGCCAGGGTGGCCGAGGCGATCACGGTCGGCGCCACCACCAGCACCGACGCCAAGGCCAGCTACTCCAACTACGGCAGCATCCTCGACATCTTCGCGCCGGGTTCGTCGATCACCTCGTCCTGGAACAGCAGCGACTCGGCGACGAACACCATCTCCGGTACGTCGATGGCCTCGCCGCACGTCGCGGGCGCGGCCGCGCTCTACCTGGCGGCCAACAAGACGGCCACCCCGGCGCAGGTCTCCTCCGCGCTGACGTCGGCCGCCACCACGGGCGTCGTGACCAGCCCGGGCACGGGCTCGCCCAACCGCCTGCTGTACGTCGGCGACGGCGGCACCACGCCGCCCCCCGGCAAGCGGTTCGAGAACCTCACCGACTACGCGATCAATGACCACTCCACCACGGAGTCCCCGGTCACCGTCAGCGGCGTCACCGGCAACGCGCCCGCGACCCTCAGCGTGCCGGTCGACATCAAGCACACGTACATCGGCGACCTCAAGGTCGACCTGATCGCGCCCGACGGCACGGCCTACACCCTCAAGGGCTACGGCACGGGCGGCAGCAGCGACAACCTGATCACCACGTACACGGTCAACGCCTCGTCCGAGGTGGCGAACGGCACGTGGAAGCTGCGGGTCAACGACAACGCGTCGTGGGACACCGGGAAGATCGACTCCTGGGCCCTGCAGTTCTGA
- a CDS encoding DUF4190 domain-containing protein, whose product MDIPPPQPFQQPYGAVPPQQRPKTNGLAVAALVVGIVCCIPPLGLILGIIALSQIKKRGDSGKGMAIAGVVLSAISTLLVLLAVATGGVTEAWGDFKDGMKEGVGEAARSRSTLDLSMGDCFNAPGGSLEGMTTDVEVVPCVEKHQGEVFAVFEIDRSGAYPGDDAVTDIADKRCTELLSDYVQKDWAKPDDVDMYYYMPDRRGWRLLDRGVVCVLGTSGDGLKGSLRGGGSA is encoded by the coding sequence GTGGACATACCGCCGCCCCAGCCGTTCCAGCAGCCGTACGGTGCTGTGCCGCCCCAGCAGCGGCCCAAGACCAACGGACTGGCTGTCGCCGCCCTCGTGGTCGGCATCGTGTGCTGCATACCGCCGCTCGGCCTGATCCTGGGCATCATCGCCCTCAGCCAGATCAAGAAGCGGGGCGACAGCGGCAAGGGCATGGCGATCGCGGGCGTCGTGCTGTCCGCGATCAGCACCCTGCTCGTGCTGCTCGCTGTCGCGACGGGCGGTGTGACCGAGGCGTGGGGGGACTTCAAGGACGGCATGAAGGAGGGCGTGGGCGAGGCTGCCCGTTCGCGGAGCACGCTGGATCTGAGCATGGGCGACTGCTTCAACGCGCCGGGCGGTTCGCTGGAGGGCATGACGACGGACGTCGAAGTCGTGCCGTGCGTGGAGAAGCATCAGGGCGAGGTGTTCGCGGTCTTCGAGATCGACCGGAGCGGCGCCTACCCGGGGGACGACGCCGTCACCGACATCGCGGACAAGCGCTGCACGGAACTGCTGTCGGACTACGTGCAGAAGGACTGGGCCAAGCCGGACGACGTGGACATGTACTACTACATGCCCGACCGGCGCGGGTGGCGGCTGCTCGACCGTGGCGTGGTGTGCGTTCTCGGGACGTCCGGTGACGGGCTGAAGGGTTCGCTGCGCGGGGGCGGTTCGGCGTAG
- a CDS encoding GntR family transcriptional regulator, whose product MTFGEQPAYLRVAGDLRQKIVNGSLPPHTRLPSQARIRQEYGVSDTVALEARKVLMAEGLVEGRSGSGTYVREQPVPRRVSRAGCRGSGASNPFRQEQSEAGARGTWESSSEQQQATSDIAKRLGIQEGDRVMCTRYVFRDAGDSMMLSTSWEPLAVTGRTPVMLPEEGPLGGCGVVERMAAIDIVVDNVAEEVGARPGLAEELLQLGGVPGHAVLVIERTYYASGLAVETADVVVPADRYRIAYHLPVK is encoded by the coding sequence GTGACATTCGGTGAGCAGCCGGCCTATCTGCGCGTCGCGGGCGATCTGAGGCAGAAGATCGTCAATGGTTCCCTGCCACCCCACACCCGTCTGCCCTCGCAGGCCCGCATCCGCCAGGAGTACGGCGTCTCCGACACCGTCGCCCTGGAGGCTCGCAAGGTCCTCATGGCGGAGGGCCTGGTCGAGGGCCGCTCGGGCTCCGGTACGTACGTACGCGAACAGCCCGTCCCGCGCCGCGTCTCCCGCGCGGGCTGTCGCGGCTCGGGGGCCTCGAACCCCTTCCGGCAGGAGCAGTCCGAGGCAGGTGCGCGCGGCACCTGGGAGTCCAGCAGCGAGCAGCAGCAGGCCACTTCGGACATTGCGAAGCGCCTCGGCATCCAGGAGGGCGACCGTGTGATGTGTACGCGGTACGTCTTCCGGGACGCCGGCGATTCCATGATGCTCTCCACCTCGTGGGAGCCCCTGGCGGTGACGGGGCGTACGCCCGTGATGCTGCCCGAGGAGGGACCGCTGGGCGGCTGCGGCGTCGTCGAGCGGATGGCCGCGATCGACATCGTCGTGGACAACGTCGCGGAGGAGGTCGGCGCCCGGCCCGGTCTCGCCGAGGAGTTGCTCCAGCTCGGCGGCGTACCGGGGCACGCGGTGCTGGTCATCGAGCGGACGTACTACGCCTCGGGGCTGGCGGTCGAGACGGCCGATGTGGTGGTCCCGGCCGACCGGTACCGGATCGCATACCACCTGCCCGTGAAGTGA
- a CDS encoding SPOR domain-containing protein — MNDSGAVLSWQVIRQDDNGSRYRVGRYATRAEAQKIADSLGDDGHKQRYWVERISQNVQ; from the coding sequence ATGAACGACAGCGGCGCTGTGCTCTCTTGGCAGGTGATACGGCAGGACGACAACGGCAGCCGCTATCGCGTCGGGAGGTACGCCACCAGGGCAGAGGCGCAGAAGATCGCGGACAGCCTCGGCGACGACGGGCACAAGCAGCGCTACTGGGTCGAGCGCATCAGTCAGAACGTCCAGTAG
- a CDS encoding (deoxy)nucleoside triphosphate pyrophosphohydrolase codes for MDDRVVVGAAVYDRGRLLAARRSAPPELAGGWELPGGKVEPGESPEQALVRELREELGVETETLERIPGEWPLKPGHVLQVWTVRLVSGTPRPLQDHDALRWLQPHEADSVEWLEADRPAVAEAVRRLSALSGGQSV; via the coding sequence ATGGACGATCGCGTCGTGGTGGGTGCAGCCGTGTACGACCGGGGGCGGCTGCTGGCCGCGCGCCGCAGCGCCCCGCCCGAGTTGGCCGGCGGCTGGGAGCTCCCCGGCGGCAAGGTCGAACCCGGCGAGAGCCCCGAGCAGGCGCTCGTACGCGAACTGCGCGAAGAGCTGGGCGTCGAGACCGAGACGCTGGAGCGCATCCCCGGCGAGTGGCCGCTGAAGCCCGGCCATGTCCTCCAGGTGTGGACGGTCCGGCTGGTTTCCGGAACGCCCCGGCCGCTCCAAGACCACGACGCACTCCGCTGGCTCCAGCCTCACGAGGCGGACTCCGTGGAGTGGCTGGAGGCGGACCGGCCCGCAGTGGCGGAGGCGGTGCGTCGCTTGAGCGCCCTTTCCGGCGGCCAGTCCGTTTGA